A genomic region of Mesorhizobium sp. NZP2077 contains the following coding sequences:
- the mscL gene encoding large conductance mechanosensitive channel protein MscL, with protein sequence MLKEFQEFISKGNVMDLAVGVIIGASFGTIVKSLVDDVIMPIVGAIFGGLDFNNYFLPLSLDNKATTLVDAKAHGAVLAYGSFITAVLNFLILAFIIFLMVKAVNNLRKKLEREKPAAPAAPPPADVALLTEIRDLLAKR encoded by the coding sequence ATGCTGAAAGAATTCCAGGAATTCATTTCCAAAGGCAACGTGATGGACCTTGCGGTCGGCGTCATCATCGGCGCTTCCTTTGGCACTATCGTCAAGTCGTTGGTCGACGACGTCATCATGCCGATTGTCGGCGCGATTTTCGGCGGACTGGATTTCAACAATTATTTCCTGCCGCTGTCCTTGGACAACAAGGCCACGACGCTTGTTGATGCCAAGGCGCACGGCGCCGTCCTCGCCTATGGCAGCTTCATCACCGCGGTGCTGAACTTCCTCATCCTCGCCTTCATCATCTTTCTCATGGTCAAGGCCGTGAACAATCTGCGTAAGAAGCTCGAGCGCGAGAAGCCTGCTGCGCCCGCAGCACCGCCGCCGGCTGATGTCGCATTGCTCACCGAAATCCGCGATCTGCTCGCGAAGCGATAA
- a CDS encoding PAS domain-containing hybrid sensor histidine kinase/response regulator: MQGLFIVIIAIAYVTLLFAIASLGDRRSAISGPSRARPFIYALSLAIYCTSWTFFGSVGLSSERGLEFLGIYTGPVLVFVFGFPLLNRIVRLAKTEKITSIADFLGARYGKSFTVAAIATLIATIGAVPYIALQLKAISGSVSLMVEHYTGSPPSFDPFVSDISLVVAMLLALFAVLFGTRHADATEHQDGLVLAVAVETVVKLAAFLAIGLMVTFLIFGGPGDMFAKLAQNTQVRQAMGYNTSLATWLVLTGLSGCAIIMLPRQFYVTIVENRGEAELRTATWVFPLYLVAINLFVLPIAFAGLSLVGTGTSSDLYVLSLPLFSGHDLLAMAAFVGGLSAATAMVIVESVALSIMISNDLVIPLFVRRLLKTSTSETEDWSTLILNVRRGAIFILLFIAFLYYRQSTNSARLSSIGLMSFAAIAQFAPALVGGLIWRGANGRGAALGMVAGILVWGYTLLLPSLVAPDADILLNGLFGFEALRPQALFGTVAEPLNHGVLWSLSINTLFFALGSLSRASVPLERIQASIFVPRDAGPMPSLRRFRTAITVNDLKDTIGRYLGVERTERSFQSFEKTNGTTLLGKEQASMDVIRFSEQLLASAVGSSSARLILSLLFRRHDRESRDAFRLLDDATEALQHNRDLLQIALDQMEQGITVFDRDFRLICWNRQYRALFDLPDEMGQVGVSLDQILRHLAERGDIPSDQRVTMLNRLTSFVSPWQMELKTSGRILELRSNPMPDGGIVATYADISGRVEQDLALKRANESLEQRVKTRTIELTRVNEELAQAQMLAEEANLGKTRFLAAAGHDILQPLNAARLYCSSLIEKAGKGPAGKAAVNIESALESVETILGAVLDISRLDAGAMKPDDTAFNLDGLLRQIGNDFRPMAAEKKLELTIMTSSLTVMTDRNLLRRLIQNLVSNAIKYTRHGRILVGVRRRGELAEIQVIDTGIGIAGDKLNTVFHEFTRLDEGAREAEGLGLGLSIVDRIARVLRLEIRIFSNPGKGTRFSVILPVAAVAVPRRETEKAPARPASSLAGLAVLCIDNDARILDGMRLLLEGWGCSVDTASGSEDLLRPGARRPDIVLADYHLDGATGLDAIRTLRVAYGQDLACVLVTADRSNEVRAAASELDVPVINKPLKPAVLRSMMARVRPLASAAE; the protein is encoded by the coding sequence GTGCAGGGCTTGTTCATCGTCATCATTGCGATCGCCTATGTGACGCTGCTGTTCGCCATCGCCAGCCTGGGCGACCGCCGCTCGGCGATTTCAGGGCCGAGCCGGGCGCGCCCTTTCATCTACGCGCTCAGCCTTGCCATCTACTGCACCTCGTGGACCTTCTTCGGCTCGGTCGGCCTGTCCTCCGAACGCGGCCTCGAATTCCTCGGCATCTATACCGGCCCGGTGCTGGTGTTCGTGTTTGGTTTTCCGCTGCTCAACCGCATCGTGCGGCTGGCCAAGACCGAGAAGATCACTTCCATTGCCGACTTCCTCGGCGCGCGCTACGGCAAGAGTTTTACCGTCGCCGCGATCGCCACCCTGATCGCCACCATCGGCGCGGTGCCCTATATCGCGCTCCAGCTGAAGGCGATCTCCGGTTCGGTCAGCCTGATGGTCGAGCATTATACGGGATCGCCGCCCTCCTTCGATCCGTTCGTCAGCGACATCTCGCTGGTCGTCGCCATGCTGCTGGCGCTGTTTGCGGTGCTGTTCGGCACCCGCCATGCCGACGCCACCGAGCATCAGGACGGGCTGGTGCTGGCGGTGGCGGTCGAAACCGTGGTCAAGCTCGCCGCCTTCCTGGCGATCGGCCTGATGGTGACTTTCCTGATCTTCGGCGGCCCGGGCGACATGTTCGCGAAGCTGGCGCAGAATACCCAGGTGCGACAGGCGATGGGCTACAACACGTCGCTCGCCACCTGGCTGGTGCTGACTGGCCTCAGCGGCTGTGCCATCATCATGCTGCCGCGGCAGTTCTACGTCACCATCGTCGAGAACCGCGGCGAGGCCGAGTTGCGCACCGCGACCTGGGTGTTTCCGCTCTACCTCGTGGCGATCAACCTGTTCGTGCTGCCGATCGCGTTTGCCGGCTTGTCGCTGGTCGGCACCGGCACCAGCAGCGATCTCTACGTGCTGTCGCTGCCCCTGTTCAGCGGCCATGATTTGCTCGCCATGGCGGCCTTCGTCGGCGGGCTGTCGGCGGCAACGGCCATGGTGATCGTCGAAAGCGTGGCGCTGTCGATCATGATTTCCAACGACCTCGTCATTCCGCTGTTCGTGCGCCGCCTGCTCAAGACCTCAACCTCGGAGACCGAGGATTGGTCGACGCTGATTCTCAATGTGCGGCGCGGGGCGATCTTCATCCTGTTGTTCATCGCCTTTCTCTACTATCGCCAGAGCACCAACAGCGCGCGGCTGTCGTCGATCGGCCTGATGTCGTTCGCGGCCATTGCGCAGTTCGCGCCGGCGCTGGTCGGCGGGCTGATCTGGCGCGGCGCCAATGGCCGGGGTGCCGCACTCGGGATGGTCGCCGGCATCCTCGTCTGGGGCTACACGCTGCTTTTGCCGTCACTTGTCGCGCCCGATGCCGATATCCTCTTAAACGGGCTGTTTGGCTTCGAGGCGTTGCGGCCGCAGGCATTGTTCGGCACGGTGGCCGAACCGCTGAATCATGGCGTGTTGTGGAGCCTGTCGATCAACACGCTGTTTTTCGCCCTTGGCTCGCTGTCGCGCGCATCAGTGCCGCTGGAACGCATCCAGGCGTCGATCTTCGTGCCAAGAGATGCCGGCCCGATGCCGAGCCTGCGCCGCTTCCGCACCGCCATCACCGTCAACGATCTCAAGGACACGATCGGGCGCTACCTCGGCGTCGAGCGCACCGAGCGCTCGTTCCAGTCGTTCGAGAAGACCAACGGCACCACGCTGCTCGGCAAGGAGCAGGCGAGCATGGACGTCATCCGCTTCTCCGAGCAGCTTTTGGCCAGTGCCGTGGGCTCCTCCTCGGCGCGGCTCATCCTGTCGCTGCTGTTTCGACGCCATGACCGCGAATCCCGCGATGCCTTCCGATTACTCGACGACGCCACCGAGGCGCTGCAGCACAACCGCGACCTGTTGCAGATCGCGCTCGACCAGATGGAGCAAGGCATCACCGTCTTCGACCGCGATTTCCGCCTGATCTGCTGGAATCGCCAATACCGGGCGCTGTTCGACCTACCCGACGAGATGGGCCAGGTCGGCGTCTCGCTCGACCAGATTCTGCGCCATCTCGCCGAGCGCGGCGACATCCCCTCCGACCAGCGCGTGACGATGCTCAACCGGCTGACCAGTTTCGTCAGCCCCTGGCAGATGGAGCTGAAGACCAGCGGCCGCATCCTGGAGCTGCGCTCCAACCCGATGCCGGATGGCGGCATCGTTGCCACCTATGCCGACATTTCCGGGCGCGTCGAGCAGGATCTGGCGCTGAAACGCGCCAATGAATCGCTGGAACAGCGCGTCAAGACCCGCACCATCGAGTTGACCCGGGTCAACGAGGAACTGGCGCAGGCGCAGATGCTGGCCGAGGAGGCCAATCTCGGCAAGACGCGCTTCCTTGCCGCCGCCGGCCACGACATCCTGCAGCCCTTGAACGCCGCCCGGCTCTATTGCTCGTCGCTGATCGAGAAGGCCGGCAAGGGTCCGGCCGGCAAGGCGGCGGTCAACATCGAATCCGCGCTGGAATCGGTCGAGACCATTTTGGGCGCCGTGCTCGACATTTCGCGCCTCGACGCCGGCGCCATGAAGCCGGACGATACCGCCTTCAACCTCGACGGATTGCTGCGCCAGATCGGCAATGATTTTCGGCCAATGGCAGCCGAAAAGAAGCTTGAGCTGACCATCATGACCTCGTCGCTCACCGTGATGACCGACCGCAATTTGTTACGCCGCCTGATCCAGAATCTCGTTTCCAACGCCATCAAATACACCCGGCACGGCCGCATCCTGGTCGGCGTGCGACGGCGCGGCGAACTTGCTGAAATCCAGGTGATCGATACCGGCATCGGCATTGCCGGCGATAAGCTGAACACGGTCTTCCATGAATTCACCCGGCTGGATGAAGGTGCACGCGAAGCCGAGGGCCTCGGCCTCGGCCTCTCCATCGTCGATCGCATCGCTCGCGTGCTGAGACTCGAAATCCGCATCTTCTCAAATCCTGGCAAAGGCACGCGGTTCTCGGTCATCCTGCCGGTGGCGGCGGTGGCGGTGCCGCGGCGCGAGACCGAGAAAGCACCGGCGCGCCCGGCTTCTTCGCTTGCCGGGCTGGCAGTGCTTTGCATCGACAACGACGCGCGTATCCTCGACGGCATGCGGTTGCTGCTCGAAGGCTGGGGGTGCAGCGTCGACACCGCCTCCGGGTCGGAGGATCTTTTGCGACCCGGCGCGCGCCGGCCCGATATCGTGCTTGCCGACTATCACCTCGACGGCGCCACGGGGCTCGACGCGATCAGGACCCTGCGCGTGGCCTACGGCCAGGATCTTGCGTGCGTGCTGGTCACCGCCGACCGTTCCAACGAGGTGCGCGCCGCAGCAAGCGAGCTCGACGTTCCGGTGATCAACAAGCCGCTGAAACCGGCGGTGCTGCGCTCGATGATGGCCCGGGTCAGACCGCTGGCGTCAGCGGCCGAATAA
- a CDS encoding response regulator transcription factor → MPSGYSFVIADDHPLFRGALREALAGIGNVAAIHEAGDFESAKALVVANEDVDLVLLDLSMPGASGLSGLISLRGIHPAVPLVVVSAHDDPATIRRALDLGASGFISKSASMEEIRNAVQSVLAGDIAAPVGVDLGVERDPEISDLIKRLQALTPQQTRVLGMLAEGLLNKQIAYELGVSEATIKAHVSAVLQKLGVDSRTQAVILLSKIGSDPLQPAH, encoded by the coding sequence TTGCCGTCAGGCTATTCTTTCGTCATCGCCGACGATCATCCGCTGTTTCGCGGTGCTCTGCGCGAGGCACTTGCCGGCATCGGCAATGTCGCCGCCATTCACGAGGCCGGCGATTTCGAAAGCGCAAAGGCGCTGGTCGTGGCCAATGAGGATGTCGATCTGGTGCTGCTCGACCTGTCAATGCCAGGTGCCAGCGGCCTCTCCGGCCTGATTTCGTTGCGCGGCATCCATCCGGCGGTGCCGCTTGTCGTGGTCTCCGCGCATGACGATCCGGCGACCATCAGGCGCGCGCTCGATCTTGGCGCCTCCGGCTTCATCTCCAAATCGGCGAGTATGGAGGAAATCCGCAACGCCGTGCAATCGGTGCTCGCCGGCGACATCGCGGCGCCCGTCGGTGTCGACCTCGGCGTCGAGCGCGATCCTGAAATATCGGACCTGATCAAAAGGCTGCAGGCGCTGACGCCGCAGCAGACCCGCGTGCTCGGCATGCTGGCCGAAGGCTTGCTCAACAAGCAGATCGCTTACGAACTCGGCGTCTCCGAGGCGACCATCAAGGCGCATGTTTCGGCCGTTCTGCAGAAGCTCGGCGTCGACAGCCGCACCCAGGCGGTGATCCTTTTGTCAAAGATCGGCAGCGATCCGTTGCAGCCAGCGCACTAA
- a CDS encoding DUF952 domain-containing protein, whose protein sequence is MSQFIYKITPQAPWREAEASGRFTGAPIDVADGFIHFSTAAQVRETAAKHFSGQTDLLLVAIDGARLGDALKYEVSRGGALFPHLYSVLELDTVLWVKPLPLGADGTHLFPALEAE, encoded by the coding sequence ATGTCTCAGTTTATCTACAAGATAACCCCGCAAGCGCCTTGGCGCGAGGCCGAAGCCAGTGGGCGCTTCACCGGCGCGCCGATCGACGTCGCCGACGGCTTCATCCATTTCTCCACGGCAGCACAGGTTCGGGAAACCGCGGCAAAGCATTTTTCCGGCCAAACGGACCTTCTGCTGGTCGCCATCGACGGCGCCAGGCTGGGCGACGCGCTGAAATACGAGGTCTCGCGCGGCGGCGCGCTGTTTCCGCATCTTTACAGCGTGCTGGAACTGGACACCGTGCTGTGGGTCAAACCGCTGCCGCTCGGCGCCGATGGCACCCACCTCTTCCCGGCACTGGAGGCCGAATGA
- a CDS encoding quinone-dependent dihydroorotate dehydrogenase, translated as MSLFDRLGQKLLFTFDPETAHGLSIAALRCGLRVGARTVRDTRLKVSLCGLDFPNPLGMAAGYDKNAEVPDALLGLGFGFAEVGTVTPLPQAGNPKPRIFRLTADDAVINRLGFNNEGHAAAEERLAARKERSGIVGVNVGANKDSTDRVNDYERGVARFASHASYLTINISSPNTPGLRNMQAREQLGELLSRVMAARASAAAQPPVFLKIAPDLVEAELEDIAAEVVEKRIDGVIVSNTTISRPPLRSGDVVRETGGLSGKPLFERSTIVLAKMRKLLGPDIAIIGVGGVDSAETALEKIRAGADLVQLYTSMIYAGPALPGRIVAGMIRFAERERLKSIRELRDSRLDRWASKPLS; from the coding sequence ATGAGTCTGTTCGACCGGCTTGGCCAAAAACTGCTGTTCACATTCGATCCGGAAACCGCGCATGGCCTGTCGATCGCGGCGTTGCGCTGCGGCCTGCGTGTCGGTGCGCGGACGGTGCGCGACACCAGGTTGAAGGTCAGCCTTTGCGGTCTCGATTTCCCCAACCCGCTCGGCATGGCGGCCGGCTACGACAAGAACGCCGAGGTGCCGGACGCGCTGCTTGGCCTCGGCTTTGGTTTTGCCGAGGTCGGCACCGTCACGCCGCTGCCGCAGGCCGGCAACCCGAAACCGCGAATCTTCCGGCTGACGGCGGATGACGCTGTGATCAACCGGCTGGGCTTCAACAATGAAGGCCATGCGGCGGCCGAAGAACGCCTTGCCGCGCGCAAGGAGCGCTCCGGCATTGTCGGCGTCAATGTCGGAGCCAACAAGGACAGCACCGACCGCGTCAATGACTATGAGCGCGGCGTCGCCCGCTTTGCTTCCCATGCCAGCTATTTGACAATCAACATCTCCTCGCCCAACACGCCTGGCCTGCGCAACATGCAGGCGCGCGAGCAGCTCGGTGAGCTGTTGTCACGGGTCATGGCCGCGCGTGCATCAGCCGCGGCCCAGCCGCCCGTCTTTCTCAAGATCGCGCCGGATTTGGTCGAGGCCGAGTTGGAGGACATTGCAGCCGAGGTCGTTGAAAAACGGATCGACGGCGTCATCGTTTCCAACACCACCATTTCGCGACCGCCGCTGCGCAGCGGCGACGTTGTGCGCGAGACCGGCGGGCTTTCGGGAAAACCGCTGTTCGAACGCTCGACCATCGTGTTGGCGAAGATGCGCAAGTTGCTCGGGCCGGATATCGCCATCATCGGCGTCGGTGGCGTCGATTCCGCCGAGACGGCGCTGGAGAAGATCCGCGCGGGTGCCGATCTTGTCCAGCTCTACACCAGCATGATCTATGCCGGGCCGGCTCTGCCGGGCCGGATCGTCGCCGGGATGATCCGTTTCGCGGAAAGAGAGCGGCTTAAGTCCATCCGCGAGTTGCGCGACAGCCGCCTCGATCGATGGGCGTCCAAACCACTCAGCTGA